AATCGTGGTGCAGCTGTGCTCGGCGATCCAGTACGCGCATGTGCGGGGGATCGCGCACCGCGACATCAAGCCCGAGAACGTGCTGCTGGACAGCGCGGGCAACGTGAAGCTGGCGGACTGGGGGCTGAGctgccgcgcgcgcgtgTCGCAGGACACGCGCATCGGCACGGAGAAGTATTTGGCGCCGGAGGCGTACAGCTGCGCGCACGACACGTTTCTGGCGGACTTCTGGTCGCTGGGCGTGACGCTGCTGTTCGTGATGTTCGGCGCGTGCCCGTTCAAGAACGCGTGCCTGACCAAGACCCCGAACAATCCGAACTTCGCGCACTTCTTGGCGAACCCACACCGCTTCATTTCCGAGTATTACTTCCGCCCGCTGCAcgagcgcggcgcgggcACGAAGGGCAGCCCACAGCTGCGCCGTGACAGCGTGGGCGTCGAGGGCCCCGCGGAGTGGCTGGCGCTACCACAGGCGCTGCTGCCGACGGAACGCGAGAGGCTACTACTGCTTTGCGCGACCTGCGTGGTGACATGCCTGCTGGTGATCAACCCGCGCGCCCGCAGCATGCAGGAGTTCTTGCTACGCATGGCATCGTTGCTACCGCGCGGCGAGTCCAAGAGCCACGCGGTGccccagcagcagcagcagcgccagTCCCCGGACAAGCTCGACACGGACTTCTTCTACTCGGGACTGGTCACAGACCCGGACGCCGTGGCCTCGATCTACGGCGCGGGCAGCTGCTCCGGAAGCTCTACTTCGGACGCTGCTACGTCCAGCGACCTCGCCGAGTCTACGGGCTCGGAACAATCATCGCAATCAGCGCAGTCGACCCAGTCGCTGCCCTCTGCACCTTCCGCGCGCCCGGCGCAGCCCGCCAAGATCCTCTCCGAGGAACTTGAGCTCTGAGCTCGCACgccttcaagaactgcaTGGGACAGAGCCCGTACACGCAGGCAGTCTTTCCCAAACTCTGCATCCCCACTCCGCGCGACAATGGTCGACGCcctaaaaacaaaaggaTAATCCAAAGGGAAGAAGCGTGCTTCCCGGAGCGTTAACTTGTTAATTTATCCAAGCTTCCGGAGCCCATCCGGAATTCATTTGCATTTTTTATTGTTACCATTGCCATGAATAGATAGTTTCTTATGTTTTGTTAGTTATTCGCAAGCGTTTCATATTCGTTAGTTCTATTTACACGCGGCGCGGGCTCGCTCGGCCCGCAGGCTCAAATCAGCACGCTAGAGCTCCAGTCTCTACTTTTTTCTCGCGGTCCGACATCTCGACGTTGTCGATGGTGTGCACGCGGATCTTGGTATTGTCGTCGTTCATCTCGAAAATGAAAACCCCATAGATAACGCGCGAGAGCTGCCATCGCGCGTCCAGGTCGTTGGCAGGACTCGCGTGCTGCGCCATGAGTGTCTCCGACATCTTGTGGCCCGGGTCCAGGATGTAGCGCAGGACCTCGCTCTTGCTGTGCTCGTCCTCCAGGCCGGCCGTGCCGCGGCCGCTCTGCCTGGCCTTGTAGAGCCCGAACTTGGCCTGCGATGTGACGTCCTCCGGACCCAGGTGCTCGCAGCCCTCCGCGCACGTACGCCAGTGCACCACCACCTTGTCCGCGTCTGTGACCGTGTTGTAGCGCGAGCACGTCTTGCCGTCCGCCAGCGTGTGCACgttggtcacgtgcagCGCGCATCGCTCATTCAGCACAAAGTTGCGGATGACCAGCGCTATCGCGTTCATCGAGTGCTTGTACTTGTTGACGCCCTGTATCGCCGGCAGGTAAGGGTGCGTGGTCGGCAGTAGCCGCAGCTTCACCTCCGCGTCCAGCCTCTCCGCGTCTATGCTCCGATTCAGCATCTGCGGCACCGCTTCCAGCCGCAGATACTCCGTCATCTCGCCCAAGTTCGCGTTTCGCGCGGCGTGCGACGCTCCGCACACCGTTCTGCGCATGCACAAACGCCCGCTAGTCCCCAGGAGTGGGCGCATTGTGGGTTGAGGGCTGTGATCTACAGGTTCCCAACGTAGGAAAGTAATTAGAATAGGCTCATCTTGACTAAATGTTGGTTCGTCCGACGTGATATATCGATCGCGACGAGACACGGTGGCCCTGGTGACCTCGGCTGCCGTGCAGCGTACCGCGCTTGCATGTTTGCCCCCGTATAGTTGAGGGaagcttttgcttcttttaGCTGCTCATGTTTTCGTTCCCAAGATTTTAAGATTTAGTTCGATGAGGTGACAATTAGAAAACAAAGGCTGGAAAATCACACAACTAGCGGAACCTCCGAACCGAAAAGCAAGAGCTACATTCTTGGAATGTGACAGATCGCGTTAGGTTGGTTCTGCAGCATTGCTCGAGGAGGTTCCTTACAGTAGAGAAGCCACGAGCGTCATGAGCGCGCAGATACGAACTCCTGCGTATGTTAGgtcaagaaagaaaagagaGAGCGATGAATAATTCAGTGAATTCGAATTTATAGCAGCGCAAGGCGCGCGATCTCGTAGGCTGGGTCGTGCACGACGCGTTGGCCCTCGATGTCAGTTTCTCGTGGAGCAGAGATGGACGTCCGAagtgacatcaacactCTGGGCTGTGAAAAGTTTTCGACAGGCCCGCGCTAAAGACATGTGTGGATCGGCACATAGAAAGatcgaaaaagagcattAAAAAAGCCATGTCGACCCAGCTTTTTGCCAAGACCTCGACTGAGATCAATTTGTTCCAGGGGTACCCGTCGTTCGACGAGCTGACGCGCGACGAGGCCGAAACAATCCAGGTATCTCTGCTGTCGCCATGCGGAAGATTCATGGCGCTGGCCACCGCAGACGCGGTGCAGATTTTCACAGGGATGGAGTTCTCCAACAGACTGCTGCGCGTGGCGCTGAAGGACGTCTACGACATGCAGTTCTCGCCCTCTGGCAATTTTCTAAGCACCTGGGAGAGACCCTCGATCGCGGAGCCGGACCATAAAAACGTCAAGATCTGGGACCTGAACGTCGAGACGCCCCCAGAAGTCCCACGGTACGCATACCAGGCCAAGGTGCAGAGCGGCTGGGTGCTGCAGTTTAGCAAGCTCGACAACTTCGCGCTCAAGCAGTTCGGCAAAGAGATCAGGATCGTGAAGCTGGACGGCGAGGAATCCACTTTCAACTTCGACAAGCCCTACAGCAAGCTTGTCCCTGAGCAGCCGATTTCCAGCTTCCTCATCTCCCCAGCGGAGTTCCCAACTATTTGCACGTTTTCCCCCGAGAAGTCCGGCAAGCCCGCCGTGCTAAGCATCTACGCCATCGCAGAAGGCGTCACAGACAAGAAGATTGCGTCGAAGACTTTCTTCAAGGCAGACTCCTGCCAGCTGAAGTGGAACCAGCAGGGCAATGCCGTCCTGTGTGTCGCGATCACAGACTTCGACTCATCCAACAAGTCCTACTACGGAGAGAACACCCTGTATCTGTTATCCTTCCAAGGTGTTAACGGCGCGTTGGGCGGCAAGTCCGTCCGCGTACCGCTCTCCAAAGAAGGCCCTATCCACGACTTCACATGGTCACCTACCTCGAGGCAGTTTGGTGTTATCTATGGTTACATGCCAGCCACGATAACATTCTTCGACCTCAGAGGCAACGTTGTGCATTCGCTCCCAGAGCAGCCCAAGAACACCATGCTGTTCTCTCCCTCTGGCAGGTACATTTTGATCGCAGGGTTTGGCAACTTGCAGGGATCCGTGGAGGTCCTGGATCGTCACGATAAATTCAACTGCATTTCCAAGTTTGACGCGGCCAACACATCCGTGTGCAAATGGTCTCCTGGTGGCGAGTTTATCCTGACCGCCACCACGTCTCCAAGATTGAGAGTGGACAACGGTCTGAAGATCTGGCATGTCAGCGGCACTTTATGCTTTGTAAAGGAGTACAAAGAGCTGTTGAAAATCGACTGGAGACACAAGGTTTCTCAAAATCTCGAAAAAAGTCATGTCATAGCCAAGAACGAAGATCCTGCCAGCGACAATTTCTCGGATCCAAAGCTTGGCAAGATAGAGGTAAAGATCCATCCTTCAGTGCTTGAGTACAACGCCAAGCGTCAGAAAAATGGCTCTTCTGATGGTGCCAAAGACAAACCCACTGGCGCTTACAGGCCACCACATGCTAGGAGGGCCGGAGGTGCTGCATCAGTTCCCGGCGCTGCAGTCAAGCCCAGCCAAAGAGTCATTCCAGGCATGGCGCCACCCCCAGGTGCTGTTCCAGGTGTCGCTAAGGAGTCCAAGGCTGCTGCCAAAAATaagaaaaagagagagagcaagaagaaggagacCACACCTGATGCGACCCAACCTGATGCCGATTCTCAGGCTGCGAACCAGCCTCGAGTTAACAAGGAAGCCTCGCctgaagagaagaaaataCGTTCTCtactcaagaagttgagagcAATTGAGTCGCTAAAGCAGAAACTCGCTGCAGGTGAATCCTTGGAGGACACTCAGCTGTTAAAGATTCAGACCGAGGACAAGGTCTGCAAAGAGCTGGAGTTTCTGGGCTGGAAAAATGAAGATGCACAGTGATTTGCGTTCTGCCAAGACAGAAGCAAGGGATATTTAACACGACCTGTTATGAAAAATTGCATAGTCCGATGCGAATACGCCGGATATTTGCGAGGGCATATCTGCATCTACAACCAATCACTTCTGTGTACTCGTATTATTCTTCACGCCTTAAAATTTGGATTCTATTAAGCTTCATTCTCATTTAGTTTTCTGTAGATATAGAGAAACCGTGGGCTTCTGGGCACCAACACTATCGCTCCGCAGCTGTGCTTTGCCTAAAGCCGGCCAACAAACCCAAGCCTTCGCTTGTATTTACAGCGCGGCTTCTCAAGAGTGTTCCACTTATGCAAGCTACGAGGAGGTAATTACCAAAAGCTGGCGCCGACACTTTGAGTTGGGcgtgtcacgtgaaagTTAGCTTTAAAATGTTCTCACAAAAGCTCAACGGCCCCTCTTCTTCGAGGTAACTATCATCCGCGATGACTGAAGCCTCCGCACACAAGCGGTCTCCAACGACCCCGTCAACTCCCGGAATTTGGAACGATGCAAgagccaaaaagctgaagagcgCCGCTACCCAGTCCCCAACCAAGCCCCGCCGGAGTAGAGACGCAACAGTGGAAGAATTAACAAGGCAACAGCTCATCAACTCTAGAGAGCTCCAGCGCGTAAATGGGTTGGTGAGGTTCCTTGAGCTAGAAAGAAAGTTTCAAACCTAAACGTAGTGTTCGACGTGCTCTCAAATTATCACGTTTGGCATTCTGCAAGCAAGTCAACAAGCTCGCTCGCGGTCGCTCGCTCAGTGGATTCAAACGGCATCATCCTAAGCAAGCATTCAATCACACTGGATCTTATGGGCTCGCtcagctcctcaagcttcGGGAAAAGGCGCATACAAGCGTCAAAACACTCTGGTTTTGATCGGTTTAAAACGTACCGACCATCTCCCGAAGTTCCAAACATACCAGCGAATGCGGGAGAGCCACGGTCACGTACCTCCGGCCATTGTTCCAATGTTGGTGTGCCTAGTTGCTCGAAAATCGAGGAAATCAACCGGATGTCGCTCCCAAGGTTTGATCCTTCGGAGCCGTCCTCCACGAAAGCAGGGACGTATCTCTCGCTCGTACTATTAgactgaagaagctgagaTACAAGTACCAATAGCGCCCAAATGTCAACCGCGTATGTGTAGTTTTTGACACTAAACAGAAGTTCGGGTGCTTTGTAAATCGATGTCGAAACATCGGTAATTTTAGCATCTGCGGGCTCCTGCGGGTTGTCAAGGTCATATGAAATCCCAAAATCTATCAAAACAAGGTGAGGCGCGTTATCCCCAGCCTCTGTATCTACCATAACGTTTTGTAGCTTTATATCGCGATGAATTACCTTCTTTGAATGAATATATGCCAGAGCATGCGCAAGCTGCCTAAAATACTCGACCGCGAGATTAGCATCCAACTTATTAGACAGCTGTAGAGTGCTTTGCTCTTGGGTAGCCAGCAGGTAAGGGTTCCACCGGCGCTTTTGATACTGAGCACGCATGTATTCATACATATTTTGCTTGTAGTAAGGAAAGCCAAGAGTTACCACTCCCTGAGAGACCTTAGAAGAGACCAGTTCAATTACATATGGGCTGCCAGGGTCTTGTAACTTCTTAAGTATGGCAAGCTCGCACATAGGATCATGCGGCTTCACTACCGTTTCGACAAGCGTGTTCTTGTATGCATATGCCCCTAGTTTGTTAATACTTGAGAACTTTGTAGACGCTACCAGCTCTCCAACATCTGCAGTCATTGGGAAAGCACGCGAAATCGGTAAAGTTCGAAACGCAGGGCCTGTGCATGTAGTCCGTTAGATGATCAAAGTGCCTGATTTGTGGTATATGCTAATCACGCCTGACGTGTCGCACTTAAACGAAGCAATACTGCCAAGGGCGACAGAAGGTGAGAGTAGCTGTGTCAATCAATCGCAGGCATCCGGCGCCCATAAACACCAAACTTGCCTCCTTCATATTTAGGTTACAATATATCACTAACAAACGTGGGAAGTCATGTTGAAGTTATGTATGTTAAAGAGTGCAGGGTGCGAAAAGGTCATAAAGCGTTACATGAATTGAAGAGCCGAGGCACTGAGCTTGCAGTGCTAATCTCACATTCTCAGttcatcttcttgaacttttcctcCGTACCGTATACTCTGTAGCCATCATCCTCACCCTCAAcctgcttcttgatgacttccatcttcttgatctgTTCCTCCCAAGTCTTGGTACTCTTCTTTAGagatttgttgaacaaCTCTCTGTCAGGCTCTCTGTAAGAACCACCTAGTCTGTCCCACAGAGTGGTGAACTGGCCGTAGTTGTAGTTGAAGTAGAGATGGTGAACGGTGTGGCAAGCGGCACCATTGACCACTGGGTCGTTAGCGAGGTACTCACCGTCGTGAATCATTACAGTCCAGAAGTTCACAAAAGTGAAAAGGATCAGGTATGAAACCTTGTTGAGAGGGAACAACATTGGGTAAACGTGGTATGGCAAGGACTGGAAGTAGCCGTCGACAGGGTGGAAAGCGTGGGAAGCGTAAGGTGTGGTAACGAGCCACTTGTGGTGAGGCTTGTGAAGCGCCTTGTAGACACGAGGCCAGTGCAGCCATCTGTGCAGCAAGTAAATACCGCAGTCAGTGAACATCAGGAAGTACACGTACTCCAGCAACAACTGACGGATGCCGTGGTTCTGGGTGTCGACTGTCATGTAGAGCTTGGAGTGGCCGTGCAGTTCCAACAAAAACCATGGCACAGTTAGCAGCACCATGAAAGGGATGGCGGACATAGCTTGCTTGATTTCCAACGACATCTGGTTCTTTAGATATCTGGGGTGGTTGAACACAGCCTTGTCAAAGATGAATACGTAAGAGAAGGTGGCGACGGAAAAGTACAACAGCCACCCGAAAATAGTGGTAATCACTGTCAGAGACAGAAACTGTCTCAGGACGTTGTATCTAGGCAGCAGCGACTGAAAGGTGTAGTCGCtcattttgaacaaatatGGCGCGTAACCGTACACATCGCCGTTTGAGGTCCCCACGGTGGTGAGGTTGCCAAGGCCTTGGTTTAGCGACAGGGCAGACTGCCACTGCGCGGGGAACTTGGACGCCAGCTGCGCAGGCAAAGTACGCGAATACACGTAGTCCAGTCCATAGGAgtcgaaaaactcaagcACTAAATCCATTGGGGCTTATTTTTTGTTAGTTGCAGACCGTGAACCTTGCCTGTAGCCAGATATCAACGATACAACTCTGTAGTTAGATCTATCTTCACCCGCGAGAAGCTTATATATTTCACATCGGTCGTTTGGCActcgtttttttttcggcGTCGCTCGAGGAACTTAAACGACACCCAACGCTTCACCGTGTACGAACTCCTAAAAGCGAGAGAAGCTTGGGAATCGAACGATAATGGCGGAAAGTGGGCCGGTTGGCGCCGTTTAGGGACGACGGGAACGTATCGGGGCCGAGAACAGCGTTTATAGGCtctgaaaacaaaacaagaacaatcGAACACCAATGCTTAACAATGGGAGGCATTGGCAGGATAGTGATCATATTTCATTTCTTAGATGTCTCATCTTGAGAGAGCCAAGTCAGCGCCAGCGGGTGTAATGACTTGGCGTAGCCAATGGTGACGGAGTTATCGTTGTGCTCCACGACGGAGCTGTCTTCGCGGCTGAAGCGTACTTCTTCTGCGTACGAGAGCTGCTGAACGATGCGACCGTCGCGCAAATGTACGACTCTGTCGGGCCACTCGGCAAGGCCATCAAAAATGTGGGTCGCGTATACGATGCTGCAGCGGCGCGCTTTCGTCTCCTGTTCTAGGAATGACAGCAGGCGGCTGCGGGCACGGACGTCGAGATCCACAGTCACCTCGTCAAGTAGCAGCAGACGCCaaggcttcaaaaggcCCATCGTTAGTTGCACACGGCGCTTTTGCCCATCACTGAGGCGATGCATGCGCCAGTTGACGTCCACGTCTAAGATATCTATGAGTGTTTCGCCACGCTCGCGGTGCGCGTGGAACCCGATACTCTCGAGCAGCTCCAGGACGCCAATGTCGCGGTGGATGATAGACATGTGACACCACTCAGTGCCCAAGTACGTCGTGATCTGGCACTCGTCGGCCTCGTTTTGGTGCATTGAGTGTGGGCTGAACGGGTCAAGGCCGTTAACCCTGATCTTGCCTGTGAGGCACAGGTGCTTTCCACTGAGCAGCTTAAGCAGCGTAGACTTCCCTGCACCGTTGGACCCAATTATCAGAGTGCGAGTATTCCAGGGTATTTCGATCTCAATGTTGCAGAGCGACGCTTTATCGCTGTGGGGAAACTTGTAAGTCAGATCCCTGACCTCGGCAGCTAAAGACATGATTCGAGACTTGGAAATGTTGCAAAAAGACCAATTGAGGTGCTCTTAAGGTCACTTTTTTCACAGGCTTTAAATGTCCAGGGAATCTCAAAGGTTCTCGAACACGCTATTTTTTATGCAGTTCCCTCATGTGACAAAAATTGCCAtacaaaagagaagaagctgcagtTGTGGACTCTTCTCACGTAGTCACACTGCTCTAGATTGCTAGGATCAGCGGTGCTAACTCGCGCATGTTACTAGCACAGACAACGCTGCTTTCCTAGGCCAGCG
The Lachancea thermotolerans CBS 6340 chromosome G complete sequence genome window above contains:
- the CAK1 gene encoding cyclin-dependent protein kinase-activating kinase CAK1 (similar to uniprot|P43568 Saccharomyces cerevisiae YFL029C CAK1 Cyclin-dependent kinase-activating kinase required for passage through the cell cycle phosphorylates and activates Cdc28p nucleotide-binding pocket differs significantly from those of most other protein kinases), giving the protein MTADVGELVASTKFSSINKLGAYAYKNTLVETVVKPHDPMCELAILKKLQDPGSPYVIELVSSKVSQGVVTLGFPYYKQNMYEYMRAQYQKRRWNPYLLATQEQSTLQLSNKLDANLAVEYFRQLAHALAYIHSKKVIHRDIKLQNVMVDTEAGDNAPHLVLIDFGISYDLDNPQEPADAKITDVSTSIYKAPELLFSVKNYTYAVDIWALLVLVSQLLQSNSTSERYVPAFVEDGSEGSNLGSDIRLISSIFEQLGTPTLEQWPEVRDRGSPAFAGMFGTSGDGRYVLNRSKPECFDACMRLFPKLEELSEPIRSSVIECLLRMMPFESTERATASELVDLLAECQT
- a CDS encoding KLTH0G18260p (conserved hypothetical protein), with the translated sequence MTEASAHKRSPTTPSTPGIWNDARAKKLKSAATQSPTKPRRSRDATVEELTRQQLINSRELQRVNGLVRFLELERKFQT
- the ERG3 gene encoding C-5 sterol desaturase (similar to uniprot|P32353 Saccharomyces cerevisiae YLR056W ERG3 C-5 sterol desaturase catalyzes the introduction of a C-5(6) double bond into episterol a precursor in ergosterol biosynthesis mutants are viable but cannot grow on non-fermentable carbon sources) — its product is MDLVLEFFDSYGLDYVYSRTLPAQLASKFPAQWQSALSLNQGLGNLTTVGTSNGDVYGYAPYLFKMSDYTFQSLLPRYNVLRQFLSLTVITTIFGWLLYFSVATFSYVFIFDKAVFNHPRYLKNQMSLEIKQAMSAIPFMVLLTVPWFLLELHGHSKLYMTVDTQNHGIRQLLLEYVYFLMFTDCGIYLLHRWLHWPRVYKALHKPHHKWLVTTPYASHAFHPVDGYFQSLPYHVYPMLFPLNKVSYLILFTFVNFWTVMIHDGEYLANDPVVNGAACHTVHHLYFNYNYGQFTTLWDRLGGSYREPDRELFNKSLKKSTKTWEEQIKKMEVIKKQVEGEDDGYRVYGTEEKFKKMN
- a CDS encoding translation initiation factor 2A (similar to uniprot|P53235 Saccharomyces cerevisiae YGR054W yeast homolog of mammalian eIF2A) is translated as MSTQLFAKTSTEINLFQGYPSFDELTRDEAETIQVSLLSPCGRFMALATADAVQIFTGMEFSNRLLRVALKDVYDMQFSPSGNFLSTWERPSIAEPDHKNVKIWDLNVETPPEVPRYAYQAKVQSGWVLQFSKLDNFALKQFGKEIRIVKLDGEESTFNFDKPYSKLVPEQPISSFLISPAEFPTICTFSPEKSGKPAVLSIYAIAEGVTDKKIASKTFFKADSCQLKWNQQGNAVLCVAITDFDSSNKSYYGENTLYLLSFQGVNGALGGKSVRVPLSKEGPIHDFTWSPTSRQFGVIYGYMPATITFFDLRGNVVHSLPEQPKNTMLFSPSGRYILIAGFGNLQGSVEVLDRHDKFNCISKFDAANTSVCKWSPGGEFILTATTSPRLRVDNGLKIWHVSGTLCFVKEYKELLKIDWRHKVSQNLEKSHVIAKNEDPASDNFSDPKLGKIEVKIHPSVLEYNAKRQKNGSSDGAKDKPTGAYRPPHARRAGGAASVPGAAVKPSQRVIPGMAPPPGAVPGVAKESKAAAKNKKKRESKKKETTPDATQPDADSQAANQPRVNKEASPEEKKIRSLLKKLRAIESLKQKLAAGESLEDTQLLKIQTEDKVCKELEFLGWKNEDAQ
- the CAF16 gene encoding putative ATP-binding cassette family ATPase CAF16 (similar to uniprot|P43569 Saccharomyces cerevisiae YFL028C CAF16 Part of the evolutionarily- conserved CCR4-NOT transcriptional regulatory complex involved in controlling mRNA initiation elongation and degradation putative ABC ATPase interacts with Ssn2p Ssn3p and Ssn8p), with the protein product MSLAAEVRDLTYKFPHSDKASLCNIEIEIPWNTRTLIIGSNGAGKSTLLKLLSGKHLCLTGKIRVNGLDPFSPHSMHQNEADECQITTYLGTEWCHMSIIHRDIGVLELLESIGFHAHRERGETLIDILDVDVNWRMHRLSDGQKRRVQLTMGLLKPWRLLLLDEVTVDLDVRARSRLLSFLEQETKARRCSIVYATHIFDGLAEWPDRVVHLRDGRIVQQLSYAEEVRFSREDSSVVEHNDNSVTIGYAKSLHPLALTWLSQDETSKK
- the FMP48 gene encoding protein kinase FMP48 (weakly similar to uniprot|P53233 Saccharomyces cerevisiae YGR052W FMP48 The authentic non-tagged protein was localized to the mitochondria): MYSRLAKVQTGSFSTVYRAYDTERGQEVALKIIEKPADAELARKLTRLVGSERDILRALGTQHPNVCAMLDFYERETCYVFVMEYAARGDLYDVIRGWRKGGAAGREQVDLARIVVQLCSAIQYAHVRGIAHRDIKPENVLLDSAGNVKLADWGLSCRARVSQDTRIGTEKYLAPEAYSCAHDTFLADFWSLGVTLLFVMFGACPFKNACLTKTPNNPNFAHFLANPHRFISEYYFRPLHERGAGTKGSPQLRRDSVGVEGPAEWLALPQALLPTERERLLLLCATCVVTCLLVINPRARSMQEFLLRMASLLPRGESKSHAVPQQQQQRQSPDKLDTDFFYSGLVTDPDAVASIYGAGSCSGSSTSDAATSSDLAESTGSEQSSQSAQSTQSLPSAPSARPAQPAKILSEELEL
- the MCO32 gene encoding Mco32p (similar to uniprot|P53234 Saccharomyces cerevisiae YGR053C Hypothetical ORF); this translates as MRPLLGTSGRLCMRRTVCGASHAARNANLGEMTEYLRLEAVPQMLNRSIDAERLDAEVKLRLLPTTHPYLPAIQGVNKYKHSMNAIALVIRNFVLNERCALHVTNVHTLADGKTCSRYNTVTDADKVVVHWRTCAEGCEHLGPEDVTSQAKFGLYKARQSGRGTAGLEDEHSKSEVLRYILDPGHKMSETLMAQHASPANDLDARWQLSRVIYGVFIFEMNDDNTKIRVHTIDNVEMSDREKKVETGALAC